A window of the Gossypium hirsutum isolate 1008001.06 chromosome A03, Gossypium_hirsutum_v2.1, whole genome shotgun sequence genome harbors these coding sequences:
- the LOC107887005 gene encoding probable ubiquitin-like-specific protease 2B isoform X4, with protein sequence MSSTSPMRTKELRRSPRSFSQGLRTLKEAARHLLVSTNTTFFNALSGKMKIATYQLILMTKLHIAAVLSEWKLAICRLNLTQRLQNLNYSGKNEIRKILIDLDLEEGDCSRTKQKDVRTGLIVLDSECTELQSLQSLKTRKKSKIDEPIDIDAKEVQAIKPAEKLSIYNLGGVNACVTSQQCTFPACCPVNMGQEKISELDTPLQYFSSSYKNEPVNVISDDDDRIEIISSSVFTSPDECRDFLEEQLLVHASDGHEIVTTVLPFERENVKVVISPDFMFYRGMYCTEGQLTFSKTCLKFKGSTVNGTKKKISFVWTVGDIISIDSQWLEGVETAIINLVLLSKKSKRAGNENEPSAIELLKFSLCDPCWSEREKAIKSVSVRYKDIWNAISEENEENAFMGQSRRFLSKPFFSDFHEHFEEVIYPKGDPDAISISKRDVALLQPETFINDTIIDFYIKYLKNKIQPEEQHRFHFFNSFFFRKLADLDKGLSSACQLKAAFERVRKWTRKVDIFAKDYIFIPVNYSLHWSLIVMCHPGEVANFRDEGTENLLNVPCILHMNSIRGSHRGLKNLFQSYLSEEWKESHGEAADDVPSNFLHLQFVQLEVPQQENSFDCGLFLLHYMELFLLQASPDFCPFKLNMHWFPPAEASLKRFHIKKLICEIFDEQSCYSTSLLPVRTSPPIVLRSHKELGLEGFKFYGVDVHGGSLSHGNYQQINTLGKRIAMPPIEATFISLLPTSLKHEIKQFAS encoded by the exons ATGTCTTCGACTTCGCCGATGAGGACGAAAGAATTGAGGAGGAGTCCGCGGAGTTTCTCGCAAGGTTTAAGAACCCTAAAAGAGGCAGCACGGCATCTCCTTGTCTCAACAAATACAACTTTCTTCAATGCT TTGTCCGGCAAAATGAAAATAGCAACATACCAATTGATCTTGATGACGAAG TTGCATATTGCAGCAGTACTAAGCGAATGGAAGTTAGCAATCTGCCGGTTGAACTTGACTCAGAGGTTACAGAACCTCAAT TACTCCGGAAAAAATGAAATTAGGAAAATACTGATTGATCTTGATCTCGAAG AGGGAGATTGCAGTAGGACTAAGCAAAAGGACGTTAGAACTGGACTGATTGTACTTGATTCGGAATGTACAGAACTTCAGT CTTTACAAAGTCTCAAGACTAGGAAAAAGAGCAAGATTGACGAACCAATTGACATTGATGCTAAAG AAGTGCAGGCGATCAAGCCTGCAGAAAAGCTCAGCATATATAACCTTGGAGGCGTCAATGCTTGTGTTACTAGTCAGCAATGCACATTTCCTGCATGCTGTCCTGTGAATATGGGACAAGAGAAGATTTCTGAACTGGATACCCCTTTGCAATATTTTTCTTCGAGCTATAAG AATGAGCCAGTTAATGTGATTTCAGATGACGATGACAGGATTGAAATTATTTCTTCGTCAGTTTTTACTTCTCCTGACGAGTGTAGAG ATTTTCTGGAGGAGCAACTTTTGGTTCATGCTTCTGATGGACATGAAATTGTAACTACAGTACTCCCTTTT GAAAGAGAAAATGTGAAAGTTGTCATTTCCcctgattttatgttttatagaggtaTGTATTGTACAGAGGGTCAGTTAACCTTTTCAAAAACCTGTCTCAAGTTTAAGGGCTCAACTGTAAATGGGACcaagaaaaaaattagttttgtATGGACTGTTGGTGATATCATCAGTATTGATTCACAATGGCTTGAAGGG GTTGAAACAGCCATTATAAATCTTGTTCTACTGTCAAAGAAGTCTAAGAGAGCTGGAAATGAAAATGAACCTTCAG CCATTGAGTTGTTGAAGTTTTCACTTTGTGATCCTTGCTGGTCTGAAAGGGAGAAAGCAATCAAATCAGTGAGTGTGAGATACAAGGATATATGGAACGCTATCTCTGA agaaaatgaagaaaatgccTTCATGGGACAGAGTAGAAGGTTTTTGTCAAAGCCATTTTTTTCTGA TTTCCATGAACATTTTGAAGAAGTTATCTATCCGAAAGGTGATCCTGATGCTATTTCAATTAGCAAGCGAGATGTTGCACTTCTACAGCCAGAGACATTTATCAATGATACCATCATTGACTTCTATATTAA ATATTTGAAGAACAAAATTCAACCTGAGGAACAACATAGGTtccatttttttaatagttttttctTTCGCAAGCTTGCTGATCTGGATAAAGGTTTATCTAGTGCTTGTCAACTGAAAGCAGCATTTGAACGTGTTCGTAAATGGACTAGGAAGGTGGATATATTTGCAAAGGATTACATTTTCATTCCTGTAAATTACAG TCTCCATTGGAGTTTGATTGTCATGTGTCATCCTGGTGAAGTGGCTAATTTCAGAG ATGAAGGAACTGAAAATTTACTTAACGTCCCTTGCATCTTGCACATGAATTCAATTAGAGGAAGCCACAGAGGCCTTAAAAATCTATTCCAAAG CTACTTATCTGAAGAGTGGAAAGAGAGTCATGGAGAGGCAGCAGATGATgttccttcaaattttttacaTTTACAATTTGTCCAACTAGAG GTACCACAACAGGAGAATTCATTTGACTGTGGCCTCTTCTTGCTGCACTATATGGAACTCTTCCTTCTTCAAGCATCACCCGACTTCTGCCCTTTTAAG cttaaTATGCATTGGTTTCCACCTGCCGAGGCTTCTTTGAAACGCTTTCATATCAAGAAGTTAATCTGTGAAATCTTTGACGAACAATCTTGTTATTCCACATCTCTCTTACCGGTCCGAA CATCCCCTCCTATAGTTCTACGAAGTCATAAAGAGTTGGGATTGGAAGGTTTTAAATTTTACGGGGTGGACGTGCATGGAGGATCCCTTTCCCATGGAAATTATCAGCAGATTAATACACTTGGTAAAAGAATTGCCATGCCACCTATAGAGGCAACTTTCATTTCTTTGTTACCAACAAGCTTAAAGCATGAGATAAAGCAATTTGCTAGCTAA
- the LOC107887005 gene encoding probable ubiquitin-like-specific protease 2B isoform X6: MSSTSPMRTKELRRSPRSFSQGLRTLKEAARHLLVSTNTTFFNAYSGKNEIRKILIDLDLEEGDCSRTKQKDVRTGLIVLDSECTELQSLQSLKTRKKSKIDEPIDIDAKEVQAIKPAEKLSIYNLGGVNACVTSQQCTFPACCPVNMGQEKISELDTPLQYFSSSYKNEPVNVISDDDDRIEIISSSVFTSPDECRDFLEEQLLVHASDGHEIVTTVLPFERENVKVVISPDFMFYRGMYCTEGQLTFSKTCLKFKGSTVNGTKKKISFVWTVGDIISIDSQWLEGVETAIINLVLLSKKSKRAGNENEPSAIELLKFSLCDPCWSEREKAIKSVSVRYKDIWNAISEENEENAFMGQSRRFLSKPFFSDFHEHFEEVIYPKGDPDAISISKRDVALLQPETFINDTIIDFYIKYLKNKIQPEEQHRFHFFNSFFFRKLADLDKGLSSACQLKAAFERVRKWTRKVDIFAKDYIFIPVNYSLHWSLIVMCHPGEVANFRDEGTENLLNVPCILHMNSIRGSHRGLKNLFQSYLSEEWKESHGEAADDVPSNFLHLQFVQLEVPQQENSFDCGLFLLHYMELFLLQASPDFCPFKLNMHWFPPAEASLKRFHIKKLICEIFDEQSCYSTSLLPVRSEQDTGVQICSSTKTCYGYYSNSTVNQGPNNFALSAASPPIVLRSHKELGLEGFKFYGVDVHGGSLSHGNYQQINTLGKRIAMPPIEATFISLLPTSLKHEIKQFAS; this comes from the exons ATGTCTTCGACTTCGCCGATGAGGACGAAAGAATTGAGGAGGAGTCCGCGGAGTTTCTCGCAAGGTTTAAGAACCCTAAAAGAGGCAGCACGGCATCTCCTTGTCTCAACAAATACAACTTTCTTCAATGCT TACTCCGGAAAAAATGAAATTAGGAAAATACTGATTGATCTTGATCTCGAAG AGGGAGATTGCAGTAGGACTAAGCAAAAGGACGTTAGAACTGGACTGATTGTACTTGATTCGGAATGTACAGAACTTCAGT CTTTACAAAGTCTCAAGACTAGGAAAAAGAGCAAGATTGACGAACCAATTGACATTGATGCTAAAG AAGTGCAGGCGATCAAGCCTGCAGAAAAGCTCAGCATATATAACCTTGGAGGCGTCAATGCTTGTGTTACTAGTCAGCAATGCACATTTCCTGCATGCTGTCCTGTGAATATGGGACAAGAGAAGATTTCTGAACTGGATACCCCTTTGCAATATTTTTCTTCGAGCTATAAG AATGAGCCAGTTAATGTGATTTCAGATGACGATGACAGGATTGAAATTATTTCTTCGTCAGTTTTTACTTCTCCTGACGAGTGTAGAG ATTTTCTGGAGGAGCAACTTTTGGTTCATGCTTCTGATGGACATGAAATTGTAACTACAGTACTCCCTTTT GAAAGAGAAAATGTGAAAGTTGTCATTTCCcctgattttatgttttatagaggtaTGTATTGTACAGAGGGTCAGTTAACCTTTTCAAAAACCTGTCTCAAGTTTAAGGGCTCAACTGTAAATGGGACcaagaaaaaaattagttttgtATGGACTGTTGGTGATATCATCAGTATTGATTCACAATGGCTTGAAGGG GTTGAAACAGCCATTATAAATCTTGTTCTACTGTCAAAGAAGTCTAAGAGAGCTGGAAATGAAAATGAACCTTCAG CCATTGAGTTGTTGAAGTTTTCACTTTGTGATCCTTGCTGGTCTGAAAGGGAGAAAGCAATCAAATCAGTGAGTGTGAGATACAAGGATATATGGAACGCTATCTCTGA agaaaatgaagaaaatgccTTCATGGGACAGAGTAGAAGGTTTTTGTCAAAGCCATTTTTTTCTGA TTTCCATGAACATTTTGAAGAAGTTATCTATCCGAAAGGTGATCCTGATGCTATTTCAATTAGCAAGCGAGATGTTGCACTTCTACAGCCAGAGACATTTATCAATGATACCATCATTGACTTCTATATTAA ATATTTGAAGAACAAAATTCAACCTGAGGAACAACATAGGTtccatttttttaatagttttttctTTCGCAAGCTTGCTGATCTGGATAAAGGTTTATCTAGTGCTTGTCAACTGAAAGCAGCATTTGAACGTGTTCGTAAATGGACTAGGAAGGTGGATATATTTGCAAAGGATTACATTTTCATTCCTGTAAATTACAG TCTCCATTGGAGTTTGATTGTCATGTGTCATCCTGGTGAAGTGGCTAATTTCAGAG ATGAAGGAACTGAAAATTTACTTAACGTCCCTTGCATCTTGCACATGAATTCAATTAGAGGAAGCCACAGAGGCCTTAAAAATCTATTCCAAAG CTACTTATCTGAAGAGTGGAAAGAGAGTCATGGAGAGGCAGCAGATGATgttccttcaaattttttacaTTTACAATTTGTCCAACTAGAG GTACCACAACAGGAGAATTCATTTGACTGTGGCCTCTTCTTGCTGCACTATATGGAACTCTTCCTTCTTCAAGCATCACCCGACTTCTGCCCTTTTAAG cttaaTATGCATTGGTTTCCACCTGCCGAGGCTTCTTTGAAACGCTTTCATATCAAGAAGTTAATCTGTGAAATCTTTGACGAACAATCTTGTTATTCCACATCTCTCTTACCGGTCCGAAGTGAGCAAGACACTGGAGTGCAGATTTGCAGTTCCACAAAAACATGTTATGGTTATTACTCAAATTCCACTGTTAACCAGGGGCCTAACAACTTTGCACTCTCTGCAGCATCCCCTCCTATAGTTCTACGAAGTCATAAAGAGTTGGGATTGGAAGGTTTTAAATTTTACGGGGTGGACGTGCATGGAGGATCCCTTTCCCATGGAAATTATCAGCAGATTAATACACTTGGTAAAAGAATTGCCATGCCACCTATAGAGGCAACTTTCATTTCTTTGTTACCAACAAGCTTAAAGCATGAGATAAAGCAATTTGCTAGCTAA
- the LOC107887005 gene encoding probable ubiquitin-like-specific protease 2B isoform X7 yields MLKAIKPAEKLSIYNLGGVNACVTSQQCTFPACCPVNMGQEKISELDTPLQYFSSSYKNEPVNVISDDDDRIEIISSSVFTSPDECRDFLEEQLLVHASDGHEIVTTVLPFERENVKVVISPDFMFYRGMYCTEGQLTFSKTCLKFKGSTVNGTKKKISFVWTVGDIISIDSQWLEGVETAIINLVLLSKKSKRAGNENEPSAIELLKFSLCDPCWSEREKAIKSVSVRYKDIWNAISEENEENAFMGQSRRFLSKPFFSDFHEHFEEVIYPKGDPDAISISKRDVALLQPETFINDTIIDFYIKYLKNKIQPEEQHRFHFFNSFFFRKLADLDKGLSSACQLKAAFERVRKWTRKVDIFAKDYIFIPVNYSLHWSLIVMCHPGEVANFRDEGTENLLNVPCILHMNSIRGSHRGLKNLFQSYLSEEWKESHGEAADDVPSNFLHLQFVQLEVPQQENSFDCGLFLLHYMELFLLQASPDFCPFKLNMHWFPPAEASLKRFHIKKLICEIFDEQSCYSTSLLPVRSEQDTGVQICSSTKTCYGYYSNSTVNQGPNNFALSAASPPIVLRSHKELGLEGFKFYGVDVHGGSLSHGNYQQINTLGKRIAMPPIEATFISLLPTSLKHEIKQFAS; encoded by the exons ATGCTAAAG GCGATCAAGCCTGCAGAAAAGCTCAGCATATATAACCTTGGAGGCGTCAATGCTTGTGTTACTAGTCAGCAATGCACATTTCCTGCATGCTGTCCTGTGAATATGGGACAAGAGAAGATTTCTGAACTGGATACCCCTTTGCAATATTTTTCTTCGAGCTATAAG AATGAGCCAGTTAATGTGATTTCAGATGACGATGACAGGATTGAAATTATTTCTTCGTCAGTTTTTACTTCTCCTGACGAGTGTAGAG ATTTTCTGGAGGAGCAACTTTTGGTTCATGCTTCTGATGGACATGAAATTGTAACTACAGTACTCCCTTTT GAAAGAGAAAATGTGAAAGTTGTCATTTCCcctgattttatgttttatagaggtaTGTATTGTACAGAGGGTCAGTTAACCTTTTCAAAAACCTGTCTCAAGTTTAAGGGCTCAACTGTAAATGGGACcaagaaaaaaattagttttgtATGGACTGTTGGTGATATCATCAGTATTGATTCACAATGGCTTGAAGGG GTTGAAACAGCCATTATAAATCTTGTTCTACTGTCAAAGAAGTCTAAGAGAGCTGGAAATGAAAATGAACCTTCAG CCATTGAGTTGTTGAAGTTTTCACTTTGTGATCCTTGCTGGTCTGAAAGGGAGAAAGCAATCAAATCAGTGAGTGTGAGATACAAGGATATATGGAACGCTATCTCTGA agaaaatgaagaaaatgccTTCATGGGACAGAGTAGAAGGTTTTTGTCAAAGCCATTTTTTTCTGA TTTCCATGAACATTTTGAAGAAGTTATCTATCCGAAAGGTGATCCTGATGCTATTTCAATTAGCAAGCGAGATGTTGCACTTCTACAGCCAGAGACATTTATCAATGATACCATCATTGACTTCTATATTAA ATATTTGAAGAACAAAATTCAACCTGAGGAACAACATAGGTtccatttttttaatagttttttctTTCGCAAGCTTGCTGATCTGGATAAAGGTTTATCTAGTGCTTGTCAACTGAAAGCAGCATTTGAACGTGTTCGTAAATGGACTAGGAAGGTGGATATATTTGCAAAGGATTACATTTTCATTCCTGTAAATTACAG TCTCCATTGGAGTTTGATTGTCATGTGTCATCCTGGTGAAGTGGCTAATTTCAGAG ATGAAGGAACTGAAAATTTACTTAACGTCCCTTGCATCTTGCACATGAATTCAATTAGAGGAAGCCACAGAGGCCTTAAAAATCTATTCCAAAG CTACTTATCTGAAGAGTGGAAAGAGAGTCATGGAGAGGCAGCAGATGATgttccttcaaattttttacaTTTACAATTTGTCCAACTAGAG GTACCACAACAGGAGAATTCATTTGACTGTGGCCTCTTCTTGCTGCACTATATGGAACTCTTCCTTCTTCAAGCATCACCCGACTTCTGCCCTTTTAAG cttaaTATGCATTGGTTTCCACCTGCCGAGGCTTCTTTGAAACGCTTTCATATCAAGAAGTTAATCTGTGAAATCTTTGACGAACAATCTTGTTATTCCACATCTCTCTTACCGGTCCGAAGTGAGCAAGACACTGGAGTGCAGATTTGCAGTTCCACAAAAACATGTTATGGTTATTACTCAAATTCCACTGTTAACCAGGGGCCTAACAACTTTGCACTCTCTGCAGCATCCCCTCCTATAGTTCTACGAAGTCATAAAGAGTTGGGATTGGAAGGTTTTAAATTTTACGGGGTGGACGTGCATGGAGGATCCCTTTCCCATGGAAATTATCAGCAGATTAATACACTTGGTAAAAGAATTGCCATGCCACCTATAGAGGCAACTTTCATTTCTTTGTTACCAACAAGCTTAAAGCATGAGATAAAGCAATTTGCTAGCTAA